CCAAGGATGCCCTTCAATAAAACTCAAATATCACTATGACTTAAGCATTACTAATGCCATAACATTGCAGCATAACAAAGAGCCCCACAAGAAAGAGACAACATGAGCCAAATGCACTTTGCTTCATGTCAGTGACTAATATTGAAGGATATAACCCTTTATTTCATGCAACTGTTATGCAGTGCTATTCCCTCATTTGCTAAGGCAGAAGGAGATTGCGTTTTGGTTTAATTGTTCTAGAAAGATGAGAAGTTATTCTTCAGTGCAGAAACTTGCACAAACTAGCTCTACAACAGATTAGAAGGGCAGCTAGCAGGCAAAAGACACAGCAAGTTCTGTATCTTAAAAACCATGCAGGATTAAGAGAAAGGCCTTCCCAAGAACTAGAACTTTGCTGACTTGTCATTTGAATTTCTGAAGAAACAAGAACCACAACAATTAAAAACAAGGGATGGAAGCATCAGTCACAACTGTTGCTGGCTGGAGACAACACCCACACCAGTAACTATCTGCACTGGGTTTCTATGTACATCTGGAACCAATACATACCTCCAGATAGTTGGCTCAGGCATTCCAGGATCTGCACCTCTTTTAAAACCTGAAGTGAAACACACATTAcaaacatatataaaaataaatatgtgcAGAGTCCTACATAGTTAAATCAAAATATTCCAGCCcattaaaatgcaataaaaaagaaaactactgaACAGAGAATTATGATTTGTGAAGCTGTGCACTAACCTGAACAAAAACTGCCGTTCTTATGAGGGttagaaagcaaagaaaataaatacaagtgtacacttttcttttttcaagaaGTCCTACCTGCATCTTTACCTGACTTAATATTCAGGGTCTACTAACTATGTGAGATCAAGGAAGTCATCTGTCCCAGATATCAATACGCACATAACTTTacagacacacaaacacacagattttaaatgttttttggaACGCAACCTGGCAGGGCTCTACCAACAGAGAGCCTGTAACTGGTGTAGAGTGAGCACCTTGAGGCCTAACAGGCAATCCTCCAATGACATCTGACACAGAACTTAAAAGCAGTATTTCAGCAACAGTTCACTCCATTTAGCATGGCagaatgctaaatgttaaatcAATTAAACCTCAAATCTTCTATTCTGACTGGCACTTTTTTGAAAAAGTTACTTACTACTAAAGCTTGCAAACAAACAAGATGTTTTCTAATGCCCGGGGAAATGAAAGTTAACTACAAAGAGTTCATTTCCAGCCAATGACTCAAATAAACCAATTGATTAAGTATATGTATGCTAGGGAAGCAACTGAAGGTTTAGTGTATGAAGTATCTTTGCTCTCTGGACTGTAAAATAAATGTCTTGAAACAGAATCATGCAATTCAGGCACTATTCAACACTCCTGGCTATCTAGAAGTGAATGCTTcatgaaaaatatattatttccctcatttacagaaaataaataattaatatcATCTTGCCTGAAACACAGGCCACAAAGGTTAATGGAAAAACTTCCATTAACTTCACATGCACTGGAAAAGCATTTTGAAGACAACCTTGAGTGATTTGAGGCTATTAGACATCCTGACCTGAGTTCTTTAGATGCCATACTGTCCAGCAACACAGCTTAAAATTGCAGTCACACTGTGCATGTGAATGTTTCTGGCTCCTCCCCTCACCcccagtatttttaaataagcaaACCAGGTTTAACAAAACTGCATTGGTCTAATTTACTGACTTAAAAGCAGGGTAGCCACTTCAAAGTAAGTTTAAAAAAGTacaacaaaaccccaccaaTGACCTATAATTGCACATTCACATACCGGGCTCCTTGTACATGCCCCGAGCTAAAAAGCCTTTCAGACAAAGTTAGAGGCTCAAATTTTCTGACCATTTCCTTGCCTATGTTTAGTTTAGCATGTATTTTATACACAGAGGGGTCACACCGTCCCTCCCAGATTCAAAAGTAATCCCAGTAGAGAAGAGGTTCTTCCAATCCTGCAGACTCTGAGTACATGCCACCTCCCAATAAATGTCTATGGCAACCAAGGTAGCATCTGCACATCCCCTTCCCATCTGCTTATACTTTCATTACTGCAGATAAATTTATTAAGAAGGCAATGCAGATGTGGAACAGcacttttattttctaaagatAGGAACCTAAACTACTTTAGTTTAGTTACTAAAATTTCTCACTGCTACATTAACAAAAATATACTAGGCACCCTGGTGTTAGTACCACTGTAAATATAGTAAGGTGGCTTTATACAATTTGAAGTAACTTATTTCATGTCCTCTGATGTCACTAAGAACAAAGAGCATCTTTCCCATATCCACAGACACTGCCACGGAagtaaaatcaaaacaaaatttcaaCAACAAATTAGGTCACAAAAAACTGCTGAAATTCCCACACAAAacttaataatttaaaataactgaTAAACTAAAAACGGAAATGCAATTAAAGTTCAGACCTAATAATGCTAATTAGTTTTTTCCATAGTTTTTGAAGTTACTTCTTTTGCTTGTAGTTGTTGTTGAAGCACTTCTGTAACAGCTGAAGAGACAAATGTTTCCCTGGTTGCTGTCTATTAAACAGCCAAAGCCCTTCAAACTGGACACTGCATTCCCCTCAATTAATCAAAACAACCTATCAGATTTGGCCATAAACACATCAAGCTCCCAGCCCTTCTTCATGTTCGCATGCAATGCAGAGATGCCTGCCTGGTTTAGGTGCTTTTCCCAAAAGGCCCGACAGCTTGGGCAGAAAGTAAGCCATATGAATTGCAGGGATCAGCCTTCCTGGGCCCCCCATCATAAAAGAAGTGAACGAAAGTGTCAGGCCTGTGGCACATGTGCCTGTTTTAAGTGGGTCAAGTTCTTTAACAAGGACAGCTGATGGCATACAGCTCTAACTCAGCAGGAGAACTACCGTGTAGTAGTGATGCCTGGCCAGCCCGGTGACAGGAAGCAAAATATATCCCGGGCACCAGGCAAAACATCAAGGCATCCCCTTAACGTTCCAACGCAGCTTGGAAACAGGAGCCACACCATTTTTGGTGGGAGAGAGAGTACATTGCTGGAAATTCAACCTCAGCCCTCTAGAGGCTGGCAATGCCCTCAGTGCCAAAAAGCAACGCTCTCAGCGTCCTCCTCACCACAGACTCCCTGGTGCACAAAGCACAGCCCTGACTTCTACAGCAGGCAGTCCCTAACACAGGGCGAAATCGCAGCCCCATTTGCTGTTCGGCCGCTTCGGTGCTCTGCCCACTCCCCAGAGGGGCCCTCACACAGGATTGGCCTCCAGGcaagaaaaagggcaaaaaactCTTTATTACAGAACCACTGAATTGTtagggttgaaagggacctctggagatgcCCTAATCCAACCCCCTTGCCAAGGAAGGATCACCTACAGCAGGTTACACAGGAActcatccaggtgggtttggaatgtctccaaAGAGGGAAACTCCAcgacttccctgggcagcctgttccagtgctctgccactctAAACgcaaagaagttcttcctcatgttgaggtgaaaCTTCTTGTGCTATGGTTTATAGCCACTGCTCCCCATCCTGTTGCTGGGCACCACTTAAGAGGCTGGCACCAACCTCTTGGCTGGCACCTGTGTTTGAGTTATTTGTATGCTTTAATGAGATCCCCTCCCAGTCTTCTCTACTCTTCTCTGGACTAAACCGGCCCAGCTTCCGCAGTCTCTCCCCATAAGAAAGATGCTtcagtcccttaatcatcttcatggccctgtGCTGGaccccctccagcagctcctcgtcTTTCCTGTACTGACGAGCCCAGAACTCGACGCCAGCTGTGGCCTCGCTAGGGCCGAGTAGAGCGGGAGGATCACATACTACTTTcttacaaagaaaggaaaaaaaaaccaaaaacatacaaacacacaaacaaaaaccccaacaataacaaaaagcCTCCCCGTCTCGTAGTTCTGCCAAGGGCAACCGCGCCCTCCCTTCCGCACATGCGCGGCGATGGCCGCGGGGGACGGGCGGCGGGAggagcgcggcggggcggcccTGCTCGCCCGGGCCCTTccctcggccccgccgctccccggcaGCGTCCGGACGGGCCGGGGGGCGGAGAGCGGCCATCAGACCCAGCCGCCCCAGACCCGGCCTCGGCAATGGCCGCCGAGGACCCCCGCGCGTCTCCCGCCCGGCACTGACCGAGATAGAGCACTACGGGGATGAAGCCCCAGCGGATGGCGAACTGGCCGCCCTTGAAGAGCTGCTGTAGCCGCTGCTTGGCCTCCTTGCTAAGCTTCGGCATCCCGGCGGCGGGgctgagaggaagaggaggagaaggaggaggagcccaGCCTCACTCGTAACAGCGCCGTGCGCTGGGCGGGACCCATCGCTGGGCTGCGGGGCGGGGACCCGGGCTGGCT
This genomic interval from Aphelocoma coerulescens isolate FSJ_1873_10779 chromosome 2, UR_Acoe_1.0, whole genome shotgun sequence contains the following:
- the TOMM7 gene encoding mitochondrial import receptor subunit TOM7 homolog yields the protein MPKLSKEAKQRLQQLFKGGQFAIRWGFIPVVLYLGFKRGADPGMPEPTIWSLLWG